Proteins from one Oscillatoria sp. FACHB-1406 genomic window:
- a CDS encoding Npun_R2821/Npun_R2822 family protein produces the protein MRGIYITANDKVTEQAIALLNSIRLYDPDVPVTLIPYDDNYSAIAKHLKEAYGVKTYTDLDFIERLSQKLYDIFGEGFFARPNQFRKQACWFGEFDEFLYIDTDIVVFEKIADNLDSLKDYDFLCCDYQHSGGITNVFTPKVIEEGVFSEAELKDIFNGGWWASKKGLLTEQDLYDSFAECIAHPEYFDFSQKTSDQPIINYTILKRVPRRFNLVRRDEQIPGSWAGSRHFQRRGDILIDPRNGDRALQYLHWAGIRIEPGCPYWDIWKHYRYLGDPNPPADPPPAPESLKKKLKKMISGFKKQIGS, from the coding sequence ATGCGTGGAATTTACATCACGGCGAACGATAAAGTAACCGAACAAGCGATCGCGCTCCTCAATAGCATCCGCCTTTACGATCCCGACGTACCCGTTACCCTCATTCCCTACGACGACAACTACAGCGCGATCGCGAAACATTTAAAAGAGGCTTACGGCGTTAAAACCTACACAGATTTAGACTTTATCGAGCGCCTTTCCCAAAAATTATACGATATTTTTGGCGAAGGCTTCTTCGCGCGTCCCAATCAGTTTCGCAAGCAAGCCTGTTGGTTCGGAGAATTTGATGAATTCCTGTACATCGATACCGATATCGTCGTTTTTGAAAAAATTGCCGACAACCTCGACTCCTTAAAAGATTACGACTTTCTCTGCTGCGACTACCAACATTCCGGCGGTATCACCAACGTTTTTACCCCAAAAGTCATTGAAGAGGGCGTATTCAGCGAAGCCGAACTCAAAGATATCTTTAACGGCGGTTGGTGGGCCTCTAAAAAAGGCTTGCTTACAGAACAAGATTTGTACGATTCCTTCGCCGAATGTATCGCCCACCCGGAATACTTCGATTTCTCCCAAAAAACCTCCGACCAACCAATTATTAATTACACCATTCTCAAGCGAGTTCCCCGCCGTTTTAACCTCGTGCGTCGCGACGAGCAAATACCGGGAAGCTGGGCGGGAAGTCGTCACTTCCAACGGCGCGGCGATATTTTAATCGATCCCAGAAATGGCGATCGCGCCTTACAATATCTTCATTGGGCGGGAATTCGCATCGAACCGGGCTGCCCGTATTGGGACATTTGGAAGCACTACCGCTATCTGGGGGATCCGAACCCCCCTGCCGACCCGCCGCCTGCGCCAGAAAGCCTGAAAAAGAAATTAAAAAAGATGATTTCTGGCTTCAAAAAGCAGATTGGCTCTTAA
- a CDS encoding Npun_R2821/Npun_R2822 family protein — translation MNGIYTLANDIVYDQLVALLNSIEVNVGKDFPVRVIAYDRNLEKVRELIKDRKSVELIDDWELFHPWHDFSRKVWETHPSALQTWKEKGIDGVYRLSCNHRYFAFDERAPFDRFIYFDADVVVLNSLEFIFEQLDKSDFVIYDFQYKDPSHIFNVNSPKLFDVFPENKVRSEIFCSGFFASKKGVFPLEKRDWLVSKLQEGEAEVLYMNAPNQSVLNYMRMRSEIPIYNFSLHLPEAERTGCSVTSPHFEMRDNLLYDKGARLTYLHYIGLSSKLFSRLCEGENIDFPYRDIFLHYRYLKEPEKRPQFQGKAKPYDAPPSFADKVKKKLGLFK, via the coding sequence ATGAATGGAATTTACACTTTAGCAAATGATATTGTTTACGATCAACTGGTTGCATTACTTAATAGTATAGAAGTTAATGTTGGGAAAGATTTCCCAGTTCGAGTGATTGCTTACGATCGCAACTTAGAGAAAGTTCGGGAGTTAATTAAAGATCGCAAAAGTGTTGAACTTATTGATGACTGGGAACTCTTTCATCCCTGGCATGATTTTTCACGAAAAGTTTGGGAAACTCACCCTTCAGCGCTACAAACTTGGAAAGAAAAAGGAATTGATGGAGTCTATCGTCTCTCTTGCAACCATCGATATTTTGCCTTCGACGAACGCGCTCCCTTCGATCGATTCATTTATTTTGATGCGGATGTAGTGGTTCTCAATTCCCTCGAATTTATCTTTGAGCAGTTAGACAAAAGTGATTTTGTTATTTACGATTTTCAATACAAAGATCCGAGTCATATTTTCAATGTAAATTCACCCAAGCTGTTTGACGTTTTTCCGGAAAATAAAGTGCGATCGGAAATATTTTGTTCGGGATTTTTTGCTTCTAAAAAAGGGGTGTTTCCTCTAGAAAAAAGAGATTGGCTCGTGTCTAAACTCCAAGAAGGAGAAGCAGAAGTCTTGTACATGAATGCACCGAATCAATCGGTGTTAAACTATATGAGGATGCGTTCGGAAATTCCGATTTACAACTTTTCCTTGCATTTACCGGAAGCAGAAAGGACTGGCTGTTCGGTCACATCTCCTCATTTTGAAATGCGAGACAATCTTTTATACGATAAGGGAGCGCGATTAACCTATCTCCACTATATCGGTCTCTCCTCTAAGCTTTTTTCGCGATTATGTGAAGGCGAAAATATTGACTTTCCTTACCGCGATATTTTCCTGCACTACCGCTACCTCAAAGAACCGGAAAAACGACCGCAATTTCAAGGAAAAGCGAAGCCTTACGACGCGCCGCCAAGTTTCGCCGATAAAGTTAAAAAGAAATTGGGACTTTTCAAGTAA
- a CDS encoding C40 family peptidase yields MIPTLPTSATGQYRCLTALNLYKSPQAESLVTQAAAGRFLRILTPAPVEAAIEVQLCEDGYSGWLLMTDLPHLEAPATPYKSIFVTREEIEQRLPEIIDFMLAAMDCTNEYLWGGTVAPNYDCSGLMQAAFSASGIWLPRDSYQQADFTQPIEVEDLQRGDLLFFKKTHRVTHVALYLGEGKYIHSSGKEIGRNGIGIDELSAEGDAVSRAYYEQFCGAGRVMESYNVFLLCEVQIQK; encoded by the coding sequence ATGATACCAACCTTACCAACCTCTGCAACAGGGCAATATCGCTGCTTAACCGCGCTGAATCTTTACAAGTCGCCTCAAGCCGAAAGTTTAGTCACGCAAGCCGCCGCAGGGCGCTTTTTACGCATCCTTACGCCCGCACCCGTCGAAGCGGCAATAGAAGTGCAGTTATGCGAGGATGGCTATAGCGGTTGGTTGCTGATGACCGATTTACCGCACCTCGAAGCACCAGCAACGCCTTACAAATCGATCTTCGTTACCCGCGAGGAAATCGAACAACGACTTCCCGAAATTATTGATTTCATGTTAGCAGCAATGGACTGTACGAATGAATATCTTTGGGGCGGAACGGTTGCGCCGAACTACGATTGTTCGGGACTAATGCAGGCGGCGTTTTCTGCTTCCGGAATTTGGTTGCCTCGGGATTCTTATCAACAAGCGGATTTTACCCAACCAATTGAGGTAGAAGACTTGCAACGGGGCGATTTACTGTTTTTCAAGAAAACCCATCGAGTGACTCACGTTGCGCTGTATTTAGGAGAGGGAAAATATATCCATAGTTCGGGGAAAGAGATTGGACGTAATGGGATTGGGATTGACGAACTTTCGGCAGAGGGCGACGCGGTGAGTCGCGCTTATTACGAGCAATTTTGCGGGGCGGGGCGAGTGATGGAAAGTTATAACGTTTTTCTTTTGTGTGAGGTACAGATCCAAAAATGA
- a CDS encoding DUF3146 family protein — protein sequence MSAKRLPETTAYVRIVRQSWQQGKIEGEVRAASYEWQFQWSFRKGELRVQPSLGRALISEPLSRFLERWDYQLEAGGDYEFTLRAEL from the coding sequence GTGAGTGCGAAGCGTCTACCGGAAACAACAGCCTATGTAAGAATCGTGCGTCAGTCTTGGCAGCAGGGCAAGATTGAAGGCGAAGTGAGAGCAGCCTCTTACGAGTGGCAGTTTCAATGGAGTTTTCGCAAGGGAGAACTCCGAGTGCAGCCATCTTTGGGACGTGCGTTGATTTCGGAACCGTTGAGCCGTTTTTTGGAACGGTGGGACTATCAACTCGAGGCGGGGGGCGATTACGAGTTTACCTTGCGGGCGGAACTTTAA
- a CDS encoding NfeD family protein codes for MPIDRSSNPWQGEAIVDEEIQPYKSGRVKFRGTYWEARCDRKMTFVPGEVVRVLRRENLTLVVERLE; via the coding sequence ATGCCCATAGATCGCAGTTCCAATCCTTGGCAAGGCGAAGCGATTGTCGATGAAGAAATCCAACCCTATAAAAGCGGGCGCGTTAAGTTTCGCGGCACTTACTGGGAGGCACGCTGCGATCGCAAAATGACTTTTGTCCCTGGCGAAGTCGTGCGAGTTCTCCGTAGAGAGAACCTGACTTTAGTCGTCGAACGCCTGGAATAA
- a CDS encoding carbohydrate kinase family protein, producing MPCAPETWVKQCCDRYGTEIIVVGLGEKGALLWVKRDNFLERFPAAQIRPVVNTIGAGDALFACFLHAYQRSGDPYEAIQKAILFAAYKIGETRAAEGFLTPEALEALVLNLTSFKLNQPRPLRTE from the coding sequence CTGCCCTGCGCGCCGGAAACTTGGGTTAAGCAATGTTGCGATCGCTACGGCACTGAAATTATTGTCGTCGGTTTGGGCGAAAAAGGCGCGTTGCTTTGGGTGAAACGAGATAATTTTCTCGAACGCTTTCCCGCAGCACAGATTCGCCCCGTTGTCAATACTATCGGCGCGGGCGATGCGCTCTTTGCCTGTTTCCTCCATGCTTATCAGCGTTCTGGCGATCCCTACGAAGCGATCCAAAAAGCCATCCTCTTTGCGGCTTACAAAATTGGCGAAACGCGCGCAGCAGAAGGATTTTTAACGCCAGAGGCTCTCGAAGCGCTGGTTCTGAACCTTACGAGCTTTAAGCTAAATCAACCTCGCCCGTTACGAACTGAGTAG
- a CDS encoding Uma2 family endonuclease has protein sequence MLAIAPNASQIQAEVKQTMIAIPAGFNPQDYLALERQQTMRHEYRYGLVYAMAGGSDDHNEITLNLIECLRPTARDRNCQLFASDVKVSHADRFFYYPDVFITCAVQDRDDRYIKRHPKLIAEVLSPSTEKFDRAQKFEDYQQLVSLEEYLLISTDEIRVELRQRQSDGTWKTTIYRSGDRVFLASIQLEVDLSQIYRGVSWNR, from the coding sequence ATGCTCGCGATCGCGCCCAATGCGAGTCAAATTCAAGCAGAGGTGAAACAGACAATGATAGCAATTCCGGCTGGATTCAACCCCCAAGATTACCTCGCGCTCGAACGCCAGCAGACCATGCGGCACGAGTATCGTTATGGTTTAGTTTATGCAATGGCAGGGGGCAGCGACGACCACAATGAAATTACTCTCAATCTTATTGAATGCTTGCGCCCGACTGCGCGCGATCGCAACTGTCAATTATTTGCCAGCGATGTAAAAGTCAGTCATGCCGATCGCTTTTTTTACTATCCTGATGTTTTTATAACCTGTGCCGTACAGGATCGCGACGATCGCTACATCAAACGCCATCCCAAACTCATTGCTGAAGTTCTCTCGCCTTCCACTGAAAAATTCGATCGCGCCCAAAAATTTGAGGATTACCAACAGTTGGTCTCTTTAGAAGAATATCTTTTAATTTCGACCGATGAAATCCGTGTCGAATTGCGTCAGCGACAGTCAGATGGAACTTGGAAAACCACAATTTATAGAAGCGGCGATCGCGTTTTTTTAGCGAGCATTCAGCTAGAAGTCGATCTTTCCCAAATCTATCGCGGTGTCAGTTGGAATCGTTAA
- a CDS encoding DUF3747 domain-containing protein: MKQFLPRVLALASLLNLAFPYSAPASLFDNTEVRQEKFIAIASPFGVEQRRYTLLLVEQISNARPCWRESAGSPTRVDPLLLDFDFTGTCERGIDGNYYSIRIGNEDYGGRYLLSIVPRDNDLVLMGTSLTEPNLPPIEIGRTNGIADGYLKINLNPGWRFTKRTYQGKVLSHIYFTGDPTAIAQQPPSAPLPRPPVSTPSSPPRLPLPPPASSTAPLPGVTLPPPLREVIFTKP, from the coding sequence ATGAAGCAATTTTTGCCTAGAGTTTTAGCGCTTGCGTCGCTGCTGAACCTTGCATTTCCGTACTCAGCGCCAGCGTCCTTATTCGATAACACTGAAGTCCGCCAAGAAAAGTTTATCGCGATCGCGTCTCCGTTTGGCGTAGAGCAACGGCGTTACACCTTGCTTCTCGTCGAACAAATTTCTAACGCTCGTCCTTGCTGGCGCGAATCCGCAGGCAGCCCTACGCGCGTCGATCCTTTGCTGTTGGATTTCGACTTTACCGGAACCTGCGAGCGCGGAATTGACGGTAACTACTACTCGATTCGCATCGGGAACGAAGACTATGGCGGGCGCTACCTCCTCAGCATCGTTCCGCGCGACAACGACTTGGTACTGATGGGGACTTCCCTCACCGAACCCAACCTTCCGCCCATCGAAATCGGACGCACCAACGGGATTGCCGACGGTTACTTAAAAATCAACCTCAACCCCGGTTGGCGCTTCACCAAACGCACCTATCAGGGCAAAGTTCTCAGCCATATCTACTTTACCGGCGATCCGACCGCGATCGCACAACAGCCGCCCAGCGCGCCCCTACCCCGTCCTCCCGTTTCTACTCCCTCCTCCCCACCGCGTCTCCCCCTTCCCCCTCCCGCTTCTTCCACCGCGCCCCTACCGGGCGTTACCCTTCCCCCTCCCCTGCGAGAAGTCATTTTCACCAAACCTTGA
- a CDS encoding glycosyltransferase family 39 protein, whose protein sequence is MFKKSAIFLFIIVLVLGIFFRFADFDKKVYSADEVRSILRLSGMRSSAFIETKFTGDILSVEDLQHYQKPGTDRTLGDALDAIAGNPEHPPLYPLLTRFWMQIFNTPSAARVFSIVLSLLALPCIYWWCLELFESPAVGWVAVALVAISPVQMMAAQNTTQYSLWTVAIALSSALLLRALRQPTLKLWILYAVTIAMGFYTHLFFAFVALAQGIYVLLVQRFRYTPILKAYLLSAGSGFVLFFPWLFHIFNNLDTVRNNTKYYRQFDNNIGKIVTKLIDNTGNTFINFYTPTRLDKYLDYAIVILVIFAFYLLCRYTPLKIWSFLILLAVIPALAQIVPDLISTSIRSLQARYYLPYFLAAELAIAGGVIHLMSGHKQLQRNLGKILLIFLLVGGILSGIELLGAQDWGLDDQRGTASSENLKIAPEINRAERPLVISEATHSFLLALSYLVNPKVRFQLLKNEDEAQWQQKVNLEQESREFSDLFLYYPDKQFLEFIARDRNFKAEPVVNKRLYKLVKTSP, encoded by the coding sequence ATGTTTAAAAAATCTGCCATATTTCTCTTCATTATTGTTTTAGTATTGGGGATATTTTTCCGTTTTGCAGATTTTGATAAAAAAGTGTATAGTGCTGATGAAGTCCGAAGCATTCTCCGACTATCGGGAATGAGAAGTAGCGCATTTATCGAAACGAAGTTTACGGGAGATATCCTCAGCGTTGAAGATTTACAACACTATCAAAAGCCGGGAACAGATCGAACGTTAGGAGATGCGCTCGATGCGATCGCGGGCAATCCGGAACATCCGCCCTTGTATCCCCTCTTAACGCGCTTTTGGATGCAGATTTTTAATACTCCAAGCGCAGCCCGCGTCTTCTCAATCGTGCTATCTTTGCTCGCCCTTCCTTGCATTTATTGGTGGTGCTTAGAACTGTTTGAATCGCCCGCTGTAGGCTGGGTTGCCGTCGCACTGGTTGCTATTTCTCCTGTTCAGATGATGGCGGCTCAAAATACAACTCAATATAGCTTATGGACGGTTGCGATCGCGCTTTCAAGTGCCTTATTGTTACGAGCGCTCCGTCAACCTACCCTTAAACTTTGGATTCTCTACGCTGTAACCATTGCGATGGGCTTCTATACCCATTTATTTTTCGCCTTTGTTGCTCTCGCGCAGGGAATTTACGTTTTGCTCGTCCAACGCTTCCGTTACACTCCGATTTTAAAAGCTTACTTACTTTCTGCGGGATCGGGCTTTGTTCTCTTCTTTCCCTGGCTTTTCCACATCTTCAATAACTTAGATACGGTTAGGAACAACACCAAATATTACCGTCAGTTTGATAACAATATTGGCAAAATTGTCACCAAGCTGATCGACAATACCGGCAATACATTTATCAATTTCTACACGCCTACTCGTCTCGATAAGTATCTCGATTATGCGATTGTTATTTTGGTTATTTTTGCCTTTTATCTTCTCTGTCGCTATACCCCTCTAAAAATTTGGTCTTTCCTGATTTTGTTAGCAGTTATTCCTGCCCTCGCTCAGATCGTTCCCGATTTAATCTCAACTTCGATTCGTTCGCTACAAGCGCGTTATTATCTCCCTTACTTTCTGGCTGCCGAACTTGCGATCGCTGGAGGAGTTATTCATCTCATGAGCGGACACAAACAATTGCAGCGCAACCTCGGAAAAATTTTGTTAATTTTCCTGCTGGTTGGAGGCATTTTGTCTGGGATTGAGTTGTTAGGAGCGCAAGACTGGGGATTGGACGACCAACGGGGAACTGCGAGTTCGGAAAACCTGAAAATTGCTCCTGAAATCAATCGAGCAGAACGTCCTTTAGTTATCAGCGAAGCAACCCACAGTTTCCTACTCGCTCTCAGTTATTTAGTCAACCCTAAAGTTCGCTTTCAACTCCTCAAAAATGAGGACGAAGCGCAGTGGCAGCAAAAAGTAAACTTGGAGCAGGAAAGCCGCGAGTTTAGCGATTTATTTTTGTATTATCCCGATAAGCAGTTCCTTGAATTTATCGCTCGCGATCGCAATTTTAAAGCCGAGCCTGTTGTTAATAAAAGGCTCTATAAACTCGTCAAAACATCGCCTTAA
- a CDS encoding B12-binding domain-containing radical SAM protein → MTATLKEFEITIPEMTAGRKHYRPQNHRRILCVFPKYAQSFGTLHHAYPLTGGRVRAFMPPQGLLIVAAYLPSEWEVRFIDENIKPAKASDYRWADVVIVSGMHIQRPQINRINELAHKAGKITFVGGPSVSGCPEYYPDFDLLHLGELGDATDKIIEYVDLHGDRRPEQQIRFETQERLPLSEFPTPAYHLINLDQYFLANIQFSSGCPYRCEFCDIPELYGRNPRLKTPQQVVAELDAMLESGNPGAVYFVDDNFIGNRRAVTELLPHLIDWQKRRGYPVQFACEATLNLAQSPQILEMMREAYFCTVFCGIETPETDALKSISKQHNLSMPILEAVKTFNRYGMEVVSGIIIGLDTDTPDTGDRILEFIRLSNIPMLTINLLHALPRTPLWRRLEAEGRLSFDETRESNVEFLLPYEQVVEMWRRCITTAYDPDFLYRRYAYNMEHTYPNRIKVPNSPARVSKKNIRKGLTMLGNILLRVGVFSRYRKTFWELAGPKLKAGKIEGIIHVGMVGHHLIQFARECGRGDESASFYAQKLR, encoded by the coding sequence ATGACTGCGACTCTAAAAGAATTCGAGATAACCATTCCCGAAATGACAGCGGGGCGAAAGCACTACCGCCCGCAAAATCACCGCCGCATTCTCTGCGTGTTTCCGAAGTACGCGCAATCCTTCGGAACGCTGCACCACGCCTATCCTCTCACGGGCGGACGGGTGCGCGCCTTTATGCCCCCCCAAGGACTTCTGATTGTCGCTGCTTACCTCCCCTCGGAATGGGAGGTTCGCTTCATTGACGAAAATATTAAACCGGCGAAAGCTTCGGATTATCGTTGGGCGGATGTTGTCATCGTTAGCGGAATGCACATCCAGCGCCCTCAAATTAACCGCATCAACGAACTCGCCCACAAAGCCGGAAAAATAACGTTTGTGGGCGGTCCTTCCGTTTCCGGCTGTCCGGAATATTACCCCGACTTCGACCTGCTGCATTTGGGCGAATTGGGCGACGCAACCGATAAAATTATTGAGTACGTCGATTTGCACGGCGATCGCAGACCCGAACAACAAATTCGCTTTGAAACCCAAGAACGCCTCCCGTTAAGCGAATTTCCCACCCCCGCTTACCACCTCATCAATCTCGACCAATATTTCCTCGCGAATATCCAATTTTCTAGCGGTTGTCCCTATCGCTGCGAGTTCTGCGACATTCCCGAACTCTACGGGCGCAATCCCCGCCTGAAAACGCCCCAGCAGGTTGTCGCCGAACTGGATGCGATGCTAGAAAGTGGCAATCCCGGCGCGGTGTATTTCGTCGATGATAACTTTATTGGCAATCGGCGCGCGGTGACGGAATTGTTACCCCATCTCATCGATTGGCAGAAACGGCGCGGTTATCCGGTGCAATTTGCTTGCGAAGCGACGCTCAATCTCGCTCAAAGTCCCCAAATCTTGGAGATGATGCGCGAGGCTTACTTTTGTACGGTATTTTGCGGCATCGAAACGCCGGAAACCGACGCGTTAAAGTCGATTTCTAAGCAGCACAACCTGAGTATGCCGATTTTGGAGGCCGTGAAAACCTTCAATCGCTACGGAATGGAGGTGGTTTCGGGGATTATTATCGGTCTCGATACCGATACGCCCGATACAGGCGATCGCATCCTGGAATTTATTCGCCTTTCCAATATTCCGATGTTGACAATTAACCTTCTTCATGCTTTGCCTCGGACTCCACTTTGGCGAAGATTGGAAGCGGAAGGGCGATTGTCTTTTGATGAAACGCGCGAATCGAACGTCGAATTTCTCTTACCTTACGAACAAGTGGTTGAGATGTGGCGGCGTTGCATCACCACCGCTTACGATCCGGATTTTCTCTATCGACGCTATGCGTATAATATGGAGCATACTTATCCCAATCGCATCAAAGTTCCGAACAGTCCGGCGCGAGTTTCAAAGAAGAATATTCGCAAGGGATTGACGATGTTAGGGAATATTTTATTGCGCGTGGGCGTTTTTAGTCGCTACCGCAAGACGTTTTGGGAGTTAGCAGGCCCGAAACTGAAAGCAGGTAAGATTGAGGGAATTATTCATGTGGGAATGGTGGGGCATCATTTGATTCAATTCGCCCGAGAGTGCGGGCGCGGCGATGAATCTGCCTCATTTTACGCTCAAAAATTACGTTGA
- a CDS encoding DUF4040 domain-containing protein — protein sequence MTSPNLEINFIVLLLPIAAALVVFQVNPYHTLVLRGMLGAIAALVYTVSGAPDVALTEALVGTLLAITLYAVAVRSSLVLRLGILEGKESELQRVLADLRAVIERHYLRLEIVPYAEKQALESALAEKEIHAICSSEGMPEKAARLTVRIRRIYDILEAELRSPETILNHVEVTDAIVPQLEKKHL from the coding sequence ATGACCTCTCCTAACCTTGAAATTAACTTTATCGTCCTTTTGCTCCCGATCGCGGCTGCCTTAGTCGTCTTTCAGGTTAACCCCTATCATACCCTCGTGCTGCGGGGAATGCTAGGCGCGATCGCAGCCCTCGTCTACACCGTCTCCGGCGCGCCCGATGTCGCCCTCACCGAAGCCTTAGTCGGAACGCTGCTGGCGATTACCCTTTACGCCGTCGCGGTGCGATCCTCCTTAGTCTTGCGCCTGGGCATTTTAGAAGGAAAAGAAAGCGAATTGCAGCGCGTTTTAGCCGACTTGCGCGCCGTTATCGAACGGCACTACCTGCGGCTAGAAATCGTTCCCTACGCCGAAAAACAAGCATTAGAAAGCGCCCTCGCAGAAAAGGAAATTCACGCAATTTGCTCGTCAGAAGGAATGCCGGAAAAAGCCGCCCGCCTCACCGTTCGCATTCGCCGCATTTACGACATTCTCGAAGCCGAACTGCGATCGCCCGAGACGATTTTAAATCATGTTGAAGTAACCGACGCGATCGTCCCCCAATTGGAGAAAAAGCATCTATGA
- a CDS encoding helix-turn-helix transcriptional regulator, with translation MEPSKAKILKAFGSLIRQHRTAAGISQEELGLRCNLDRTYISGLERGVRNPSLTAIVALARGLNLTVSNLLNNLERESEKRE, from the coding sequence ATGGAACCCTCAAAAGCAAAAATCCTGAAAGCTTTCGGCTCTTTAATCAGACAACATCGGACGGCAGCCGGGATCTCGCAGGAAGAACTGGGATTGCGTTGTAACCTCGATCGCACCTATATATCGGGATTAGAGCGCGGCGTGAGAAATCCTTCTCTAACGGCGATTGTCGCCCTAGCTAGAGGCTTAAATCTTACCGTCTCAAACCTTCTTAATAACCTGGAGCGAGAGAGCGAGAAAAGAGAATGA
- a CDS encoding Na(+)/H(+) antiporter subunit B — MKWVYIIASILLFVKMLLVANPSADFPLPIVETIVRESGVPNAVSGVIFRNRLYDTIFEVVVFTIAILGCNYLLATEKPFPMVYQLPDSPSILLARLGATISALVGIELAIRGHLSPGGGFAAGVAGGTAIGLVAITYSPQAMQQIYQRWQAARWEKVSVLLFIVLSAVTLCGWELPHGDLGTLVSGGILPFLNFLVAVKVALGSWAVILLFIHYRGLL, encoded by the coding sequence ATGAAATGGGTTTATATTATTGCAAGCATCCTACTGTTCGTTAAAATGCTCCTCGTGGCGAACCCTAGCGCAGACTTTCCGCTGCCCATTGTCGAAACCATCGTGCGAGAAAGTGGCGTTCCTAACGCCGTCTCCGGGGTAATTTTCCGCAACCGCCTCTACGACACCATTTTTGAAGTCGTCGTCTTTACGATCGCAATTTTAGGCTGCAACTACCTCCTCGCCACAGAAAAGCCCTTTCCGATGGTGTATCAACTCCCTGACAGCCCTTCAATTTTATTAGCACGCTTAGGAGCAACAATCTCGGCGTTGGTCGGAATCGAACTAGCAATTCGCGGCCATCTCAGTCCTGGAGGCGGTTTTGCGGCGGGCGTTGCAGGCGGAACTGCCATTGGTTTAGTCGCGATTACCTACTCCCCCCAAGCCATGCAGCAAATTTATCAACGTTGGCAAGCTGCCCGCTGGGAGAAAGTTTCAGTATTGCTATTTATCGTGCTTTCTGCCGTTACTCTCTGCGGTTGGGAACTCCCCCACGGCGACTTAGGGACATTAGTTAGCGGCGGTATTTTGCCCTTCCTCAACTTTTTAGTTGCCGTGAAAGTTGCATTGGGTTCTTGGGCGGTAATTTTGTTGTTTATTCACTATCGAGGATTGTTGTGA